Within Desulfobacter sp., the genomic segment ACAGGTGGAAGGGCTTTCCGCCCTGGGAATCCTGTGGCGGGTCTACGTGCCCCTGGCACGGTCCACCTACATCGCCTACGGCCTGGTCTCGGTGAGCTACCACTGGAACAACTTCCTGTGGCCCCTGGTTATCACCTCTTCGGTGAACTCCAGGCCCCTCACCGTGGGCCTGGCCATTTTCGGGGCGCCGGAGTCCGGTGTGGACTGGTCCATCATCACAGCGGCCACGGTGATGACCATTTTGCCCCTGCTGCTGGCCTTCATCCTTTTTCAGCGACAATTTGTGCAGTCTTTTATGCATTCAGGAATTAAATAAACAACAAAAGATGAAACACCGACCATGACAGATATAGTGCTAAAAAACATCAGTAAATCCTGGGGCGACAACCAAGCCCTGGGCAATGTGAATTTCACCTGCGACGCCGGCAGCCTATTGGTACTCCTGGGCCCTTCGGGCTGTGGTAAATCCACCACTTTGCGCCTGATATCCGGCCTGGAAACACCCACAACAGGCACCGTTGAAATCGGGGGAAAGGACGTCACCCGCCTGCCCCCGGTCAAACGGAACATCGCCATGGTTTTTCAGAACTACGCCCTTTTTCCCCATTTATCCGTGGCGGAAAATATCCTGTTCGGGCTCAAGGCCAGAAAGGTCAGCCGGGCCGAACAGCAGAAGCGTTTAAAGGAAGCCGCCGCTCTTTTGGGGCTGTCAACTCTTTTGGACAGAAAACCGGCCCAGCTGTCAGGCGGCCAGCGCCAGCGGGTGGCACTGGGAAGGTCCATCGTGGCCCAGGTTCAGGTCTGCCTCATGGACGAGCCCCTGTCCAACCTGGATGCCAAGCTCCGCCAGGAAATGCGGCAGGAAATCAGAAGTCTTCAGCAGCGCCTTGGCATGACCATGATCTATGTGACCCACGACCAGGTGGAAGCCATGACCCTGGCGGACCGGATCATCCTCATGAAAGACGGCGGCATTGAGCAGCACGGCAGTCCGGAGGCGCTGTACAACGAACCGGCCACCGCATTTACCGCAGGCTTCATCGGCAATCCGCCCATGAATATCCTGGGGCCGGTGCCGGGAGCCGAGTCCCTTCCGGCAAATACCCTGATGGGCATCCGTCCGGAAAACATCCGCCTCTCCGGGGACAAGGGGCTGGAAGCACGGGTCACGGCCATAGAATACCTGGGCGCAGATTCCCTGGTGTCCTGCACCATACCGGGCAGGGATGGAAAGGGCCAGTCCCTTATCGCCGCCGTCAAAGGCAAAACCGGCCTCACCGGAGGCGATACCGTCCGCCTGGACTGGTCGGGCAACGACCTTCACTTTTTTGACGCCGGCGACGGCCACCGCCTGCCCGCCCCGGGGAAAGGAGGGGAATGATGAACCTGAATCTCCGCCACCAGGTCAACGGCTGGCTTCTGGTGCTGCCGGCCGTGGCCATGATTTCCCTGTTCACCCATTACCCCATCGGGGCCAATCTCTACCATTCCTTTTTCGCCACCGGGAACGCGGTAAAACCAGAGGTTTTCATCGGCCTGGAAAACTACCAATACCTGTTGGAAGACGAATACTTCTGGAAGGTGCTGAAAAACAATATGATCTACTCCATGTGCACGGTGCCGGCCAGCATCGCCATTGCCATGGGTATGGCCCTGCTCATCAACCGGAAAATAAAGGGGAGGGCCCTGGTCCGGATGTCCTTTTTCACCCCCACGGTGCTGCCGATGATCGCCGTGGCCAATATCTGGCTCTTTTTCTATACCCCGGAATACGGGCTATTTGACCAGATCTCCCAATTTTTCGGCGGCGGCACCCACAACTGGCTGGGCAACCCGGATACGGTACTCTTCTGCCTCATCATCATGGTCATTTGGAAGGAGGCGGGATTTTTCATGGTATTCTACCTGGCGGCCCTGCAACAGCTTTCGCCGGAGCTGAGGGAGGCCGGAGATGTGGAAGGGGCCGGGGCCTGGTATTATTTCAGGCGGGTGATATTCCCGCTGCTCATGCCCACCACCCTTTTTGTCACGGTCAATGCGGTGATCAACTCATTCAAGCTGGTGGACCACCTGGTCATCATGACCAAGGGCGGTCCGGACAATGCCTCCTCCCTCCTCCTCTACTATATCTATGAAAACGCATTCAGCTTCTGGGATACCAATTATGCGGCCACCCTCACCGTTATTCTGGTACTCATCCTGGCCCTGATTACCCTGGTGCAGTTTGTCTTCGTGGAAAAACGGATACACTACCAATAAAAAACACGGCCCGGGCAGCGGGCCCGGGCCGTGTTTTATTAGCGCTTCAATCGAAATTTTACATATACTTTTTCATGATGGCATCATAGGTGCCGTCGGCCTTCATCTTATCCAGTTCGGCCTGCCATTTTGCAATCACCTCGTCTGGCGTATTTTTACTGAAGGCGATATAAAGCTGGGTCTCTTTAACGTCAAAGACATTTTCCAGGGCAGCGGCATCTCCGATCGCTTTTTTGGCCTTGAACACCCCCTGCAGCTGGCCGACAATCCATAAATCAATCCGGCCTGCAGCCAGCTTTTTCGCATTGGCCTCATCGTTCACCACACTTTCAATATTTGAAAACCCCTCGGCTTTCAAAAAGGACTCTGCCGCATCGTCCTTATAGGTGCCGATCTTTTTTACCTTCTTTGCATCCTCCAGGGAGTTGATCTGCAGGCCGCTTCCCTTTTTGGCAAAAAACACCCATTTATTGGGCGCCACAGGCCCCACCCATTTAAACAGGTTTTCCCGCGCTTCGGTTCTTGTCATGGAAAACAGTATCATCCCGTCCTTGTGCTGAATGAAATTATAGGCCCTGGACCAGGGCAGTACTTTTATTTCATCCGGATGGCCCAGCCGTTTGATAAGCTCAGCCATGACCTCTGAGGAAAGGCCGGTCAGTTTTCCGTTTTCAGTGTAATTAAAGGGAGGGTACTCCTCGGTCATGATGCTGAATGTCTCTGCCGGTGCGGCGGAGGCCAGGAAGAAAACGCAGGCAAGGGCCAGAAAACAATTTTTAACCAACGATCTCATTTCAGTTCTCCTTTTTTTATGTTTTATACCTTGAACTTCCCCATGAGGTCTGCCAGACGTGCACCCAAGGTCGACAACCGGTCTGCATTGGTCTTGACCTCCTGGCTGGAAGCGGCCAGTCCGTTGGCCGATTCGGTGATTTCGGTGATTTCCCCGGCCACCTTCTGGGAGGAGGAAGAGCCCTGGGATACATTCTCGTTGACCTCCACGATCCCAGCGGAGGCATGGGAAATATTCTGGGCAATTTCGCTGGTGGTGGCAGACTGTTCCTCCACGGCCGTGGCAATGGTGGCAACAATGGTATTAATCTCGGTGACCACCTCGGAAATACTGGAAATCACCTCCACCGTCCCTGCGGAGGATGCCTGTATCCCCTGAATCTGGGTTTTGATGGCCCCGGAAGCTTCTGCGGTCTGGTTGGCCAGATCCTTGATCTCATTGGCCACAACGGCAAAACCTTTGCCGGCTTCGCCGGCCCTTGCCGCTTCAATGGTGGCATTGAGTGCCAGAAGGTTCACCTGCTCGGAAATATCCGTAATGGTTTCCACCACCTTGCCGATCTGGTTGGCCGCATCGCCAAGCTCGTTTACCTGCCGGGAAGCATCCTGGGTCTGGGACACGGCATTGTTTGTTATATTTCTTGCATTCTCCGCATTTTGTGCGATCTCATTAATGGTTGACGACATTTCCTCCGAGGCCGTGGCCACCATGTTGATATTGGTGGAGGCCTCTTCCATGGCCGCCGCCACTGAGGTCATATTGGTACTCATGCTGTCGGCCGCCCCGGCAACCGAACCCGACCGGCCGGATAGGTCCTCCACCCCGGAATTCATGACGGCGGAAAGCTGGGTAAAGTCCGAAGATGCTTTATTAATGGTCTTAGCGTTTTCAGATACCTCCCGAATCAAATCCTGAAGTTTTTCAATAAACTGGTTGAACCATGTGGACAATTCACCGATTTCGTCCTTGGTTTTCACCTCCAGGCGCTTGGTCAGGTCGCCTTCGCCCTGGGCAACATCCTTTATCATGGCAACCGTGCTTTTAATGGGCCGGGTGACGAAAATCTGAAGACAGATCACCAGCGTTATGATCAATGCAATGATGATAACAGCGGCCACAATAATCTGGGTGGTGACGGCCTGATTGATATTCTGCTGCGCAATGGACTGGAAGCTCTCTATACTTTTACGGGTGAGGGTTTCCTGTTCGGCAATCTCTTTGTTGACCAGGTCGTTGGTATAATACAGCCTGACACTGCCCACCTTTTCTCCTTCATGCATGGCATCGGAGACGATGGACAGGTTTTCGTCCACCTTAACCGTATCGGGCAGGGCCTGGCCGGTGGCGATCTCCGGGTTCTTCCATCCGGCGCCGAAGGGATTGCCTTCCGCATCCAGCACTTTGATGGCCACAATCCCGCTCATCTTAAGGTAGGAGGCCAGAAGCTTATAAAGCTGTTCCTGGTCGAAATTATACAAAAAAGACCGGGTCACCGAGGTGCAGAGCTCAAGGTTAATTTTCATATGTTCCACCAGCTCCTGCTTCATCTTCCCGGATTCTTCTTCCAGGGCGGACTTCTGGGTGGCCTCATAACGATCGATCATCTTCTCCGCCAGACCGGATTCCAGCCGAACGGCGATAAAACTGCTGACGGCCAAAAGAATCAGGATGATAATTCCGCTGGCGAAAGAGGTTTTAAAAGCAATACTGTCTTTCAGGGATGGTGATTTTGTTTCCATGGGATCTCCTCGACATGCATTGTATTAAACTAACTACAGTTACGCTGTTTTGGGGGAACAAATTATCTGTAAATTAAAATGTAGGCATTTCATAAAAGAATACCGATTCGCCTTTCGGGTGTCAACCTGTTTTCGCCGGCCCCAAAGAAGATAGGAAAATCCTTATCCCGGCCCTGAAAATACCTTTTGACTTCCCAGGGGTTTCCGATTATTTTGGGGCAGTAGTTGTTCACCGGCGGCCTTGCCTCGATACCGTTAACCCCTTAAGTAACCCCATAACAATTGAAATTCGAACCATGATGACACCAGACCATTGTATCACCACATCCATATTTGACATCTTCAAAACCGGGCCCGGCCCGTCCAGTTCCCACACCATCGGCCCCATGAAAGCGGCATTGATGTTCAAACAGGCCATGGCCGGGCTTGATATTTCCCCCGGGAATCCGGAACTGAAACTGGCCGTTCATCTTTACGGCTCTTTGAGCCTGACGGGAAAAGGCCACGGCACCCACAAGGCGGTGCTGGGCGGCCTTCTGGACTGGACGCCGGAAACCTGTGACTGCGATGCCCTGGGCCGGCTACTGGGCGAACCGGAGAAAATTTACGAAATCCCTTTTAAAAACGGGACGCTTTCCTTTACCGAAGCAGATATCATCTTTGAAGGCAGGGATGTCCAGGACCTTCCCTTTGCCAATACCATGCGGTTTCGGCTCATGGAAAAAGACCGCCTTCTCCTTGAAAAAGAATATTATTCCATCGGCGGCGGATTCATCCAGTGCAGGGGCGAGGTCCCGGCCCCTCCGCCCTGCCCCCCCCATGCCTATTGGAATATGAATTCCCTGCGTAAACTCATGCGCAAAACCGGGTTCACCCTGGACCGGATCATACTGGAAAACGAACAGGCCCTCACCGGGGCAACGGAAGCCGAAATCTTTGAGGGCATTGACGGCATACTTGAAGCCATGTGCCGGTGTGTGGAGCGGGGCCTTTCAGCGGACGGCCTGCTGCCCGGGTCCATCGGCCTGCTCCGCAAGGCAAAGGTGCTCATGGAAAACGCAGAAAAAATGCCCCGGGAACACGGACGGTTTCTTGGGATGCTCAATGCCTATGCCATGGCCGCTTCCGAAGAAAACGCCGACGGCAAACAGGTGGTCACCGCCCCCACCTCGGGATCCGCCGGGGTCATGCCCGGGGTGGTCTACATGCTCAAACACCATCACCACCTGGACCGGGACCAGCTTCGCAAAGGGCTGCTGGCCGCCGCCGCCATCGCCTTTATCGCCAAAAAGAACGCCAGCATCTCAGGGGCAGAGGTCGGCTGCCAGGGTGAAGTGGGGGTGGCCTCGTCCATGGCCGCTGCATTCATGGCCCATGCAGAAGGATTTGACATCAAGCGCCTGGAAAATGCCGCTGAAATCGCCCTGGAACACCAGCTGGGCATGACCTGCGACCCTGTGGGCGGCTATGTGCAGATTCCCTGTATCGAACGAAATGCCGTGGGTGCCGTCACTGCGGTCAACGCCTGTATCCTTGCCCAGACCGGCGATCCCGCCCGGCAGAAGGTCACCTTTGACGAGGTGGTGGAAACCATGATGGAGACCGGCCGGGACATGTGCACCCGGTACAAGGAAACCGCCCTGGGCGGGCTGGCGGTCTGCTGCGTATCATGTTAAGGAGGTATCCATGAGCCATTTACCCAGAGTTTGCATACTGGGCACCGGGGGCACCATTGCAGGGACTGCCGGTTCATCCACCCAGGCCGGCTATTCTTCAGGTCAGCTGGATGTCCAGGGACTGCTGACCGCAGTGCCCAACCTGGACCGCCTGGCCCGGATCCAGGGGGAGCAATTTTCCAGTGTGGGCTCCCAGGACATGTCCTTTGAGATCATGACCGGCCTGGCCAGACGGATCAATGAACTGCTGGCCGCAGACGAAGTGGACGGCGTCGTGGTCACCCACGGCACGGACACCATGGAGGAAACCGCATTTTTCCTCAACCTGGTGGTGGATTCGCCCAAACCCGTGGTCATGACCGGTGCCATGCGCCCGGCCACCGCTCTCAGCGCTGACGGCCCCCTCAACCTCTTTAACGCAGTGGCCGTGGCCGCCCATCCCCATGCCGGCAACCGGGGGGTAATGGTGGTGATGAACGACCGGATCCACGGGGCCCACTCACTGACCAAAAGCAACACCACCTCGGTGGAGACCTTCCTGTCTCCTGTGAACGGGCTCATGGGCACTACGGTGTTCGGCACCGTAAAATTCTTCAGGGGCCCCTTCCGGAAGCATACAGTGGAAAGTGAATTCCGGCCGGACTACCACCTGCCCCTTCCCCGGGTGGACATTGTCTACGCCTGTTCCGGCATGCCGCCGGACCTGATCGAGGCATCGGTTTCCCTGGGCGCCAAAGGCATCATCATCGCAGGAGACGGAAACGGGAACATGAGCAAGGAAGCCATGCGCACCGCGTCGGGATTCGCCGCCAGGGGGATATACATTGTCCGGGCCTCCCGGGTGCCCACAGGCACAGTGTCCAGAAACGTGGAAGTGGATGACGATGCCGGCGGATTCATCGCCTCGGACGAACTCAACCCGGCCAAGGCCAGGATACTGCTCATGCTGGCCCTGTTAAAGGCAAGAAGCCCCCAAATTGTCCAGGACCTTTTTTACCAGTATTAACCGGGATATTCCATGTAAACTGCCATATCCGGGTCAGCCCCCGGCGGAGACGGGCAGATAAATGGAGACGCCCTTGGGCAGATCGTTGAAATCCCGTACTTTATCCCCGGTAACCAGCCCATTCCCGGGCATATGGTAGATCACGGACCGGTCCTTGTACCTTCGGCCGGCAATCCGGTATGCGGTTGTCTCCCGGGTAATAAAATAAGGCCCCCTGTACCCCACCATTAGTTTTGTGCCGGCCGGCAGGTCGTCCCAGTCCCGGATGGAAGAGCCCGGGGAGATTTTGCCCGAGGGTAAAAAATAAATGGTGGTGTCCGCCCTGAAATCCTTTCCGGCGTGGGACCAGGCCGTCATCCGGCCTGTAATTTCCTTGATGGGATTTTTGGCCTGGGCGGTCACCTTTTCCGTTTCCTGGCTGAGCAGCACCCGGGTGCCGGCGGGCAGTTTGTCCCAGCCGATCACCCTACCGACCCTTGTTCCCGGCAGAATCCGTCCCCCGGGCAGGATATAGGCGGTGGCGGCATCATTATAATCCTCCCCGGCAATGGACCAGGCGGAATTTTCCCTGGAAATAATATTGGATCCCTGCTTTACGGCGATCAGATGCGCTCCGGCCCCAGCAGCCGGGCCGGAGCGGTAAAATACCGATGCCAGTACGGGGTCGGCCGCCAGGCGCCCGGCCCTCACGTCGGGATCATAGGACCAGGTGGGCCCCAGCCCCGCCTTTACCCGGTCAAAATTTTTGGCGCACCGCTTCCGTCCCCTGTGGTCCGACTTAAACCAGGGATTGGGCCGCCCATAGGCCACCTGGCTGTGGGTAAGGATATCCCGGTCCGACAGACGGTACACCCGTTTTAAAATATCCAGCAGCATCCCCAAAGACCGGTACTGGGACGATGTCAGGGGGGCATAGTGGTAACCCACCAGCTCAATGCCCACGGAGACCCGGCTCAGATTCCGGGTGCCGTTCCACATTGAAAGCCCGGCATGGTCGGCCCGGTATTTTTTATCCAGAATCCGGTATACCCTTCCGTTCCTGGCAATGACATAATTTGCATGCCCCCCCGGTGTGGTCCGTCCGCTTTTGAGCCGTTTCCCACGGGTCACCACCCGCAGGGTCGCCTCAAGCCCCAGTTCGGAGGTGTGGACAATTACAAAATCCGTCCTGGACCTGGCAATTTTTCTGAACCTGGGATTAATCCGGTGGCGGTGGTCTGTGATACGGCTCTGGAACCGATCCAATTGGGACCGGGTATGGGCCGGGCAGGGACCGGGCATGAGAAAAGCTGGAACAGCAATAGACAAAAAAATAAAAAAGGATAAAGTTCGCATGGTATCAAAAGATGAAGCGGGCGACATCCCGGCGGTTCAGGTCAATGCCCCCCGGATCAAAATTTGGCGTTCCCCTGGCTGCCAGGAGTCTCCTGTCCGCTGCCGAATACTGATTTTTCCTTTTTTCCATGGCGCCCTTAGACTGTATTTCAACTAAAGTATCTATTATTTATCCATGGATAAACATAAGTGAATCCTGCCATGGAAAACAACCTTTTTTTTCTTGACCCGGCCATAACAGAGGCCTATGTTTAAGAAACCCATTCACCGATACAATTTAAGGAAATCCATTCAATGAAATTTACCATAGATCACTTCAATATCAATGTGCTTGATCTGGATAAAAGCCTTGCCTTTTACGAGAAGGCACTGGGCCTCACTGAACAGCGCCGGAAAACAGCGGATGACGGCAGTTTTATCATTGTCTACCTGACCGACGGCACTTCCGGCACAAAACTGGAACTGACCTGGCTGCGGGATCAGAAAAAACCGTATGACTTAGGGGATGAGGAATTCCATATCGCTTTCACCACAGAGGATTTCAAAGCGGCCCATGACCGGCACAGCAAAATGGAATGCATCTGCTATGAAAACAAGGAAATGGGCATCTATTTCATCAATGATCCCGACGGTTACTGGCTTGAGGTCGTACCGGCCCGGTAGTGAACCGTCAAAGCCTTTTCAGGGGGCAACCAGCTTATGGAAATCATTGTTGATCAGGGCACCGATTTTGAAGGGCTTGAAGCCAATGCCGGAATCATGGCCCGCAAAGGGTTTAAAACCATCATGCTCTTTCACGCCGAAGGGGGCATAGACAAGGACCCTGCCTATAAGAAAAAATGCGATACCCTGCTGGAGAAATTGTCCAAACAAGGGATACAAATCTTCGGCGGCATATTCCCGGGAATTGTGGATGACGGCCGGCTCATGGAAAGGGGCAGCATCATGGCGGGCCTGGGCTGCCACACCCATGTGGTCACCTTGGACAGCCTGGGCAGGCAGGGCCTGGAAACGGAAATTGAAAAACAGCTTCAACTCCAAACGGCCCCGGGCCGCCCCTTCCCCTTTAAAACAGTCTTTGTTTTCGGGGACGGATTCGGCGAATCAAACCTGAACCTGATCAACGCCCTGAACCGTCTCATAAAAAAACATTCATTCAAGGTGGTGGGGGGCCTGGCCGGGCGGAATACACTCAAGGCCAGCCACTACAATCTGTTTACCCCGGACAAGGCCATCCAAAACGGCGCCGTCCTGGCCTTCACAGACCTTGAAAGCGGCATCGGGGTCAAACACGGCTGGATCCCCCTTCCCAAGTCCCAGTGCACCATCACCGCCACCAACCATTGTTACGTTGAAACATTAAACAATAAGCCGGCCCTGGCATTTTACCTGGATCTCATCTCCCAGTTTGACCCTACCATTGCCAAAGAAAAGCGACGGCTGATGTCAGGGGATTCTGACCTTATTTTCACCGAGGTGGCCATCCGGTATCCCCTGGGCCTGATCCGGCGTCAAAAGGACGGGGAACAGATCATTGACCGGACCCCGGTCTCTGTGGGGGCGGACAGGTCCCTGCAGTTTTCAGCGGAAATTCCCGAGGGTACCAAGGCCTGCATTCTCCACCTCAAGGGAAACAGCCCAAAAGCCCAATGCCTGAATATCAGGGAAGCCGCCCAGATTGCCTATCTGGACAGCCTCCGCCTTTTTCCAGTTCAGATTCCCGAGCCCCGGGTGCTGGTCATGGACTGCTTTGGACGGAAACAGATGATTGAACAACTGGGACAGGACTATGTATCCACGGAGTTTGAAATCATTGCCGGGGACCAGAAGGGCAAAGCCCATTCTCCCTTCGGGGTGCTCACCTTCGGAGAAATTTCCTCAATGGAGGCCGGGTATGTGGAACTTCACAATAAAACCGCAGTGGTCGCCACCCTCGAGGACAGGTAACCGTGGACCGGGAAAACCCCGCTTCCGCCCTCACCGGGTTTTACCTGGTGGCACTGGTCGCCACCTTCATGGCCATGCTGGTCATCATCATCATCAACCTGTCCACCCCCTTTGAATTCTCCCGGGACCGGATCAGCGAACTCATGGATTCAGGGTGGATCATGGGTATGGGCCTGCGCCTCGGCCGGCTGGTTCTGGCAACCATCTTATCCAGCCTGCCCCTGATCGCGGTGATGCGCCGGGTACTCCGACCGGTACGCAGATATCTGGCCGGCCCCAATCCGGCACTCAGGGAAAATGCCGGCCGCTGTCTCATCAACCTGCCGTTTATTATGGTACCGGTGAACCTGGGACTGTGGATACTGGTCCCCGCCACCCTGTTCACCCTGATGTTCGAATTCAACCTAATGGACAACACCACCGCCGTCACCTTTACCGTCCGTTCCTTCATGGTCGGTCTCATGTCCTCGGCCATCCTCTTTTTCAGCCTGGAAGCCTATGCCCGGAAAACCCTTATCCCGGTTATTTTTCCACACGGAAGGCTGACGGACCTGGACCGGACCCGGCGCTCATCCATCAGCCGGAGAATCCGCGCCTTCTACCGGCTGAGCAGCCTGATCCCCCTGGCCCATATCGTCCTCACCCTTTTTGTCCTCTATCTCCAGGTGGATGACAACCCCATGTCCACCAGGGAATTTGCCGGATCGGCACTGATCTTTTCCCTGGTTATCTTCTGCATTTTTTTCATCGGGTCGGGTATTCTCACACGCCTGGTGGGGCACTCCATCTCAACTCCGGTAAATGAAATGGTGCAAACGGTGAAATCCATCGAAAAGGGGGACTACACCGCCCGGGTACAGGTGGTGTCCAACGACGAAATCGGTATCCTGGGGGATGCATTCAACCATGCCGTCCAGGGGCTGGCCGACCGGCAGCGGATCAGGGAGGCCTTCGGCCGGTATGTGGATCCCAGGGTCAGGGATGAAATCCTTTCCGGCCGCATCCCCCTGGACGGGGAATACAAGGAGGTGACGGTTCTCTTCGCCGATCTTCGGAATTTCACCCCTTTGACGGCCTCCCGTGATCCCAAGGAAACGGTGGCCGTACTCAACCGATATTTCAAAACCATGGCCGGGGCCATTGAAGCCAATAAGGGGCTGATCCTCCAGTTTCTCGGGGATGAAATCTATGCGGTATTCGGGGCGCCGGCCACAGATCCGGACCATCCGCGCCATGCCGTGGCCGCCGCCGTTGATATGGAAAAGCGCCTGGGGGCGCTTAACCTTGAATTCAACGCCCAGGGCCTGCCGGTCCTGTCCCACGGCATCGGCATCCACACAGGAAGGGTGCTGGCCGCCAACATCGGCAGCCCTGAA encodes:
- a CDS encoding HAMP domain-containing protein produces the protein MDRENPASALTGFYLVALVATFMAMLVIIIINLSTPFEFSRDRISELMDSGWIMGMGLRLGRLVLATILSSLPLIAVMRRVLRPVRRYLAGPNPALRENAGRCLINLPFIMVPVNLGLWILVPATLFTLMFEFNLMDNTTAVTFTVRSFMVGLMSSAILFFSLEAYARKTLIPVIFPHGRLTDLDRTRRSSISRRIRAFYRLSSLIPLAHIVLTLFVLYLQVDDNPMSTREFAGSALIFSLVIFCIFFIGSGILTRLVGHSISTPVNEMVQTVKSIEKGDYTARVQVVSNDEIGILGDAFNHAVQGLADRQRIREAFGRYVDPRVRDEILSGRIPLDGEYKEVTVLFADLRNFTPLTASRDPKETVAVLNRYFKTMAGAIEANKGLILQFLGDEIYAVFGAPATDPDHPRHAVAAAVDMEKRLGALNLEFNAQGLPVLSHGIGIHTGRVLAANIGSPERLSYLLVGDTVNIASRLQAMTRELGARLILSRETVRHLPDLPEGLARHPEPVRAKGIDRPLEIYLG